Within the SAR202 cluster bacterium genome, the region GTCCTCGATTGCCATGGACCAGCCCTGCCGCTCCATCCTTCCGGTAGGTCGCCAGAAGCCTCCATACCTGGCGCTCCGATACCCCCAATGCCGTGGCAGCTTGAGCCTTTGTCAATCGCTTCTCAAGGACAGCGTTCAACACTACCGTTCGTTTAGCCTCTCTCTCGCTCATTGTCAGTTCTTTCATAGACTGACATTTTCACTGCTCCCTTAACCCCTGACACTATCACTGCACCAATGCAGAGCCCTGCCGTTAAACTTGACTGTCTAATAAGGCAATGCTACCATCACCTTGAATACAAATGTTTGCATAGTCAATTAATTGGTCCACTTCGGAGGTGGGTTTTGGCGACTGCCAAGATCATAGATGTAACTCCCCTGGCCGCGCAGAAATTGGCAGCGGTACTGACCGAGCAGGGGCAGTCCGGCTCCTTCCTTCGCGTCATGGTGATGCCGAACGGGGCAGGCTACCAGCACGTGCTCGGCATTGAGGACGAGGCGAAGACTGACGACTTTGTCTTCGAGATGGACGGCATCAAGGTGCTCGTCGCGGCCGAGGACGCTCCTCTCGTCGAAGGCGCCCAGATCGACTACATAGACGGCCTGATGCGCAGCGGCTTCGTCATCAGCAACCCGAACGTCCAGGCCGGTGGCGGCGGCTGCGCCTGCGGCGGCGGCGGTTGCGGCGGCGGGATGGCCGAGGCGGCCGAGGCAACCGAGGCGCGCGCCGGCGGGTGCGCTTGCGGGCGCGAAGGCGGGTGCGGCGGTCATGGCGGCGGTGGCGGCGGCTGCGCATGCGGCGGCCACGGCGGCGGGCACAGCGGCCACGGCCACTAGGAATAAACGCTCAACACCTCGGCGGCCCCGGTCTAACCGGGGCCGCCTGCTTTCCTCCCACGTCCCGACCCGTTTGCTTCCACCCTGTTGCGAATTGCGTTTACAATAGCTGGCAGTCCTTCTTCCTTATTGCCTTGATCACGGGACCGAAACCTTGCTAATCCGCGCCCTTCAAGACCTCTCCCGGGACCCGGTAGCCGCCCTGGTCTCCCTGGGCGTATTCGTCTTCGCCCTGCTCATAGCGTTTTCGGTGCACGAGTGCTGCCACGCGCTGGTAGCCACCTACCTGGGAGACCGGACGCCGCGCAGCCAGGGCAGGCTGACGCTGAACCCGCTGGCGCACCTGGACCCGATGGGAACGGCGATGATGCTCATCGTAGGCTTCGGCTGGGCCAAACCCGTCCAGGTCAACCCCAAGGCGATGAGCATCCGGCCCCGCGCTGGGGTGGCGCTCGTTTCAATTGCCGGACCGCTCTCCAATTTTGCACTGGCGGGCCTGCTGGCCATTCCATACCGCACCGGCGCCATCGAGAGTGTCTTCGGCGGCTTTTCGCTATTCAACTCCCGGTTCGACA harbors:
- a CDS encoding helix-turn-helix domain-containing protein — encoded protein: MKELTMSEREAKRTVVLNAVLEKRLTKAQAATALGVSERQVWRLLATYRKDGAAGLVHGNRG
- a CDS encoding iron-sulfur cluster assembly accessory protein, encoding MQSPAVKLDCLIRQCYHHLEYKCLHSQLIGPLRRWVLATAKIIDVTPLAAQKLAAVLTEQGQSGSFLRVMVMPNGAGYQHVLGIEDEAKTDDFVFEMDGIKVLVAAEDAPLVEGAQIDYIDGLMRSGFVISNPNVQAGGGGCACGGGGCGGGMAEAAEATEARAGGCACGREGGCGGHGGGGGGCACGGHGGGHSGHGH
- a CDS encoding site-2 protease family protein, which codes for MLIRALQDLSRDPVAALVSLGVFVFALLIAFSVHECCHALVATYLGDRTPRSQGRLTLNPLAHLDPMGTAMMLIVGFGWAKPVQVNPKAMSIRPRAGVALVSIAGPLSNFALAGLLAIPYRTGAIESVFGGFSLFNSRFDSLPGFVVGTIIFVNLLLAAFNLLPIAPLDGFKVALGLLPRDLASGFARLEPFGPAVLLMMIAIDWVVPGANIIGRLIRPLVNLMSTVILGGSLW